A window of the Hordeum vulgare subsp. vulgare chromosome 5H, MorexV3_pseudomolecules_assembly, whole genome shotgun sequence genome harbors these coding sequences:
- the LOC123396119 gene encoding uncharacterized protein LOC123396119 isoform X2, whose protein sequence is MEKARRPQVPAFGEWNYYYHYDEPEAAAWYAVPEPQACSDVWFKYPPPPRKPAPKKKQARRRRPADCDSVSRERQSPRRPSMDAAAAAAKGGASRRVVRPVDADLYQVPPPEFTPNRRPTKRRSLWMMGCLGCVA, encoded by the exons ATGGAG AAGGCGAGGAGGCCTCAGGTGCCGGCGTTCGGGGAGtggaactactactaccactacgacgAGCCGGAGGCGGCCGCGTGGTACGCCGTGCCGGAGCCGCAGGCATGCAGCGACGTCTGGTTCAAGTACCCGCCGCCCCCGCGCAAGCCCGCGCCCAAGAAGAagcaggcgaggaggcggcggccggcggacTGCGACAGCGTGTCCCGGGAGCGTCAGAGCCCGAGGAGGCCGTCCatggacgccgccgccgccgcggccaaAGGCGGCGCGTCCAGGCGGGTGGTGCGGCCCGTCGACGCGGACCTGTACCAGGTGCCGCCGCCGGAGTTCACACCCAACCGGCGGCCAACGAAG AGGAGGAGCCTGTGGATGATGGGGTGCCTGGGCTGCGTCGCCTGA
- the LOC123396120 gene encoding uncharacterized protein LOC123396120 isoform X2: MEARRRRRVPAFGEWNYNYHHDAPEAAAAWYATPEPEACSDVWFRYSPPPRKPTPTPNTKLPRRRRPEGDVSRERAGASSDAAVMAKSGASRYQVRHVDEDLYKAPPPEPASHRRPRKRWSLWMGCLGLNSCVAS, translated from the exons ATGGAG GCGAGGAGGAGGCGTCGCGTGCCGGCGTTCGGGGAGTGGAACTACAACTACCACCACGACGCTCCGGAGGCGGCGGCCGCGTGGTACGCCACGCCGGAGCCGGAGGCCTGCAGCGACGTGTGGTTCAGGTACTCGCCTCCCCCGCGCAAACCCACGCCCACACCCAACACGAAGCTTCccaggcggcggcggccggagggcGACGTGTCCCGGGAGCGCGCCGGGGCGTCCTCGGACGCAGCCGTCATGGCCAAGAGCGGCGCCAGCAGGTACCAGGTGCGGCACGTCGACGAGGACCTGTACAAGGCGCCGCCGCCGGAGCCCGCCTCCCACCGGCGGCCAAGGAAG AGGTGGAGCCTGTGGATGGGATGCCTGGGCCTCAACTCATGCGTCGCCTCATGA
- the LOC123396120 gene encoding uncharacterized protein LOC123396120 isoform X1, which produces MEKARRRRRVPAFGEWNYNYHHDAPEAAAAWYATPEPEACSDVWFRYSPPPRKPTPTPNTKLPRRRRPEGDVSRERAGASSDAAVMAKSGASRYQVRHVDEDLYKAPPPEPASHRRPRKRWSLWMGCLGLNSCVAS; this is translated from the exons ATGGAG AAGGCGAGGAGGAGGCGTCGCGTGCCGGCGTTCGGGGAGTGGAACTACAACTACCACCACGACGCTCCGGAGGCGGCGGCCGCGTGGTACGCCACGCCGGAGCCGGAGGCCTGCAGCGACGTGTGGTTCAGGTACTCGCCTCCCCCGCGCAAACCCACGCCCACACCCAACACGAAGCTTCccaggcggcggcggccggagggcGACGTGTCCCGGGAGCGCGCCGGGGCGTCCTCGGACGCAGCCGTCATGGCCAAGAGCGGCGCCAGCAGGTACCAGGTGCGGCACGTCGACGAGGACCTGTACAAGGCGCCGCCGCCGGAGCCCGCCTCCCACCGGCGGCCAAGGAAG AGGTGGAGCCTGTGGATGGGATGCCTGGGCCTCAACTCATGCGTCGCCTCATGA
- the LOC123396119 gene encoding uncharacterized protein LOC123396119 isoform X1, translating into MEKARRPQVPAFGEWNYYYHYDEPEAAAWYAVPEPQACSDVWFKYPPPPRKPAPKKKQARRRRPADCDSVSRERQSPRRPSMDAAAAAAKGGASRRVVRPVDADLYQVPPPEFTPNRRPTKQRRSLWMMGCLGCVA; encoded by the exons ATGGAG AAGGCGAGGAGGCCTCAGGTGCCGGCGTTCGGGGAGtggaactactactaccactacgacgAGCCGGAGGCGGCCGCGTGGTACGCCGTGCCGGAGCCGCAGGCATGCAGCGACGTCTGGTTCAAGTACCCGCCGCCCCCGCGCAAGCCCGCGCCCAAGAAGAagcaggcgaggaggcggcggccggcggacTGCGACAGCGTGTCCCGGGAGCGTCAGAGCCCGAGGAGGCCGTCCatggacgccgccgccgccgcggccaaAGGCGGCGCGTCCAGGCGGGTGGTGCGGCCCGTCGACGCGGACCTGTACCAGGTGCCGCCGCCGGAGTTCACACCCAACCGGCGGCCAACGAAG CAGAGGAGGAGCCTGTGGATGATGGGGTGCCTGGGCTGCGTCGCCTGA